The Sminthopsis crassicaudata isolate SCR6 chromosome 5, ASM4859323v1, whole genome shotgun sequence genome contains the following window.
ACCTTGAGGACAAGAGCTATCCCATTTCTGTCATCCCATGAACCTAGAACAGCCTTTCATCGAGTGggccatttataaatatttattgaaatcttTCTCTGATTCAGTCCCTACTGTTTGCCTTTGCCTGAACTTCTTGTCCTGTCTGGGTCTGTCCACACTTTGGCAGGGAAAGGAGTGGGTGCTGTCTCCCTCTGATTCCAGGCATGTGAAAGCCTGATCTGGCCCAAGTCTTGCTTGCAAAGGACTAGAGGATGAGGCAGGAAAGAAAAATGCTCAGGACCAGAGGCTCAGACCTGGAAGGGATTTTAATGATTATCTAGTCTGACCCCCTCATTTTCCAGGAAAAGCAAGCACAGACTGTTGAATTAACTTGTCTCAGATTGCATAGGTAACAAATAACAAAATCAGAGTTGAATTCTGACTCGAGAAAAAGAGtgggaaatagaggaaaaacaaCTGGGAGGAGTGGAGCAAAGTTGACATAGGAGGCAAGGGCAAAGGGGATGAGATGAGAGGGAAGATGAGATGACGCAAGGGGTAGTTGGGTCAAATACTTCTGATGGCCCCTTTCCCTAGAGCCTTTTTCTTAGTCTTGTCTACCTTTCCTATTGCCTGTCCCTCCAACCCTAGATTGGGTCTGTCCCTCCCCATTATTACCATCGCCTTATCCCATTCTTCCTATCTAGCTGAGTCCCAAGATCAGTACACCTgatcccctccctctccctccacaaTTACCTCAGGTGTAGGGCTGGGTTCTGGGCACTGGGGGCTCAGCCCTATAAAGAACTCTagctcctccctttcctctcccctgctGTACAGCTGCAAGTCTCCTCACCCTGAACTCATCCCATACAGGTCCTTGGGACCAGAAGCTCTGGTCCCCTCAGAGCCTCCTAGTCAATTCTCTCTGGGACATTCCTTCAGACTTTTGGTCCTGAGTGGAAGGAAGATGGGGGGTCCTTCATTCAAGATGAGGAGAACTTGGACTCACCTTAGGGAGATTCTCAGAACCTGGATTCTTGGGGAGCAGATATGGACCCAGAGCCTGGATGAAGCTAACATGCTGCAGCAGAAGAGGTAAGATTCCCCTTGGTTGAGTCCTCCTGTCAATCCCAATATCCCTGCTACCGCCTCGGCAGAGAAATCGGCTTCTCCTGGTCACTGTTCCTGCCCTGACCTCCCATCCCTCTGGTTTGGCTGATTCACTCCCCTCCTGCAATTGCTGGAGTAGGAGAGGAGCTGCCTCCTGAGACAAGATTTCAGGTGTTTGCTCAGCTCTTAGGACTGCATTATGGAAAGCCTGGGGTTTTGAATTCCAGACAGAACACAGGGCAGTGACCAGGGGGGCCACTTCTTTGAAGTAAGGACTGAGGGGGGTCTAAGTGGACCAAGctaggggaaagaagagaggaggacgGGGTATCATGGAGGAGGCTATGCAACAAGTTCTGCAGGGGGAGAAGGGCAATGGTATGTGTGTGATTGAgcaagtgagtgtgtgtgtgtgaaagggaGAGAACACATTGTTTCAAGGTCCAGAGTTGACCCTAGTTTGTCAATCTGTCTCCAGTGGAATGGGGACTAGTAAAGACATagatttttttagtcatttaatGTTAATCTGTAATGCAAAAGGTCAATAAAGAGCCAGTGATTTGAGATTTCAGGATAATATTAAGCTAGGTTTTCATTGTCTGAGGGTTTTATTTGTTTCTAAAGGAGTAGCAGCCCCTTGAATTTTAGGCGTGCCTTGTGATACAGGGATTTAGACAAATCTGTCACTCGGGAGGTTCCAGCCACTGACAGGGATTGGACCTTTTGGTTCAGACTCAGTTCTGAGAATGAAAGCTTGGCTTTATGTCTGTTCAGACCTCATGGTGCTCTCAAATTGGATGATGGAGAAATTGAGCTTCCCGACCAGGGACTGGCCACTAACAGGATTGTGGCTAAGGACTAAAGGGCTCCTTATTTCTAACCTAGGCTGTCAGGTAAAGAAGGAAGAGCCTGAACTGTTGAATCACAAAATTAGGAATGAGGGAAAGGCATGAGGTGAGTGGTTTTTTTTTAGTGGAAGAAGCAAAGGcccatggtcctctttctggatatctGATCTCTGAGCCTCCACTTCCAGATATCTGGAGTCTCTCCAAGGCAGGTCTTGAGCCATTTCCTCCTGGAAGCTGGCAAGCAGCAGCCACCTCATGCTGTGTGGTCACCTACGTGCCCTCCTGCTGCCAGAGCCCGTGTTTGACTTCACAGCCCACCACTGTCTCACCTCATCTGATGGGGCGAACCGTGGTCTTGCCCTGTTTGGCTCAAATCAAGGCTGAGAGAGAAACAAACAAGATTAAGAAGCACAGACGGGAGAGAAGAGCTCACTTGTAACCACAAGCACCACTCTCCCTGTCACCAGCCCAGAGCCAGCCCCTAGAATTTAGGAAGGGAGTGGCAAAGAGACAAGGGAGGATAAGAAAATTCCTGCTCTcctgaaggaaggaggagagaatggaGTCCAGGAGAAACAGAGCTGGGGAATAGTTAGTTACTcatcctaaatttgtttttttaagaccAGACCTCTTATTTCATTAGTACAGAAAAACTCAGTGACCACTGCTTGGAATGTAGTTCAGATTCTTTGTAAGTAGCCTGAGGGAACATtgtgaagttaagtgacttattcagggccACAGTATTAGGTAAGGCTGCCTCCCTGTTCACCAGATAGCACTGGTtctgatttaataataataaacaattacGACTCTAAAGGGAATGGGTTTGCAGAATATCTGGGCATGTTCGCTGCACATGCTCACACTCCTCAGGGCTGGGTTCTTATTGTCTGTTTACCTGTCACAATCATATAATGGTCTGTGGCAGATTGCAGAGTCATAGGTTCCTAGATTTAAAGGCAGAAAGGGACTCAACCCAACCCCTCTTtccatagataagaaaactgagatctagTGAGGTGAAATGACTTAAGAGTCCCAGGCAGGATTTGAAGGCAGGTTCTCTGTTgcttccaactctttgtgatcccttggttttcttggcaaagatactggtttctAACTCCACCTAAAGGTTTTGAGACTCTTATCCACGTCAGTCTTCCTAATTTCTATGTTTTTATAGGTTTGTAGATactcagatttagaaagaagctCAGATGTTATCTAGTCTAACCTGGAGCCTGTATCTCTCCAGGCGTGGCCATTAGGGTTACTGTGCAGCAGCATTCTTCTATATAATTTTGCAAAACATACTGCACTAAACTAAACTAAAGGTTTCTCTGGCCTAAGATATGAACCTAACATGTAGACCTTTACTCCCCAGCCTTCAACTCCCCCCTACTCCCAGACCACCTTTTTCTGAAAGTTCTCTTGTATGTAGTTGTTaagcatttaatttatttttcctttatcttcaaCTGCATTCTCATTCTTAAAGTAAAAGCCATTCAGGCTTTTCCTGTCTACTTTGGTGACTGAGTCTGCATCAGGAGGCTACTTTAGAGGTTCTTTCCAAAGCATGAGATTATATTAATTTAGCTAGTTcagtattaaataaatgaatgaaaaacaaaatttaaagaaaaaataaaacaaataaaaaacaattcacTTACATTGACTATATAACCTCTCACAGAAACAGTCTCTGGGTATACATGGGCacgtatatgtgtatgcatgtaaatGTATGGAAATGATTTGCATCTTTCTACTCAGTCACCTCTATCTATCTTTaactctctatctctgtttctctttttctgtctctgtcttgctacatctgtctgtctctctctgattatCTTTTTCTTGATTGTTCAACTGTCCTgtttcattccttcccttccctcccttttttaaacttctcttgCCTCAGGATCTGGGAGTCTCCTCTACTTCAGGCAGCCAAGGAGAATGATCTCTGCATCCTCAAGAAGTTGATTCTGGATGATCCCCGTGATATTCATCAAAGAGGTGGGCTGGACGAAGGATGTAAAGGGGGCAGGaggaatggttttatttctttatttattttgtcttcagCTTCACAACCTTGTATACTCCTCCTAGTGACCCCACCCTGACAGCATGGGACCCTTCTCTAGGATATGTTTGACCTTCCTGTCTCTCCCCCACCTAACCCCAGGGGCCCTGGGGGAGACCGCACTGCATATTGCTTCTCTATATGACAACCTGGAGGCAGCCAAGTTGCTGATGGAAGTTGCTCCTGAACTGGTGAATGAACCAATGACCTCTGAGCTGTATGCAGGTAAGAAGAAGGGGTAGAGCAAAGGAAACCTATGAGGAGGGACTAGAAAGCTGTGGGGAGAGAATGGGGGATTTATAAGGCATGGTGTTGGCTGAGATTTAGACTTGTCCCTAAAAAAGACTGCTGATGACTAGAACTGTTAGGACTAGTGAAATACAGGAGTAGGCAGAACCCTGAGCCTTGGAATCAGCCTCATGTTTGTGGTGATTTCATGGTTTGCCTCTCACTGCTTTCATCTCCAGCTATCAGTTATCTTCCATTCCCTTCGGTCATTGTGGCTACATGTTGATGAGAGGCTGGGATAGGTCATGATTACATCCTCTTGGATTTCTCCCAAAGCTAACTCTCTCTGAGATATAAGACGAAGAGATCTCATAGGTCAGAAATCAAAATAAGATAGTCGGTCTTTTAGAGCTTTCCAGAGGTAGAGACAGATTGTCATCATGACTAAAAGTGTCCCATATTGTGTCTGAAAGTATCTCAGAATAGAAATGGCCATTCACAGAAGTATCTTACTGGGAGGACTGTTCCAAGGAGAGTCTCTCTCATAGCGGATGAAATCTTTTTGTTGCTCAGGCCAAACAGCACTTCATATGGCTATTGTGAACCAAAACACAAACTTGGTGAGGGCCCTGCTGGCCCGTGGAGCTAATGTTTCTGCCCGAGTTACTGGAAGAGCCTTATGTCAAAATAAACTCTTCTACTTCGGTAAGAGTCACAGCTAATGAAATGAGGAAATCGAGGGAGTTGGGTGGGAAATGTGGAAGTTGTATTGGAGAAGAGGAGAATATGCTCATAatcctttttttcataatcattcTCTCTAGAGCCTAAGCTACATGATTGAAGAGTCCCTTTCTATCACACTGAATATCACTCTGCCTTTCATTCTTCCCTTCCATACTACCCCTCTGACTTCCATTGAATCCATTCCCTTATGGGCAGCTCTGCACAGAGCAACAAACAGATATACAGAAAGGAGGCTCAGACTGGCCCAAACCAGTTAGATACTTCTATTCATACCCATTCCCCTGTCCCTGGTGCGACTAAcagttttatcatcttttttcccctccatcccagGGGAGCACCCTTTGTCCTTTGCTGCTTGTGTGGGCAATGAGGAGATCGTCCGACTACTTATTGAGTTTGGAGCTGACATCAGAGCCCAGGATCAGTTGGGTAAGAGGTGCAGGGAGAAAATAAAGGCTGTGAGGAAAGCCTATAGCTGGACAGAAGCTGGGGAAAGTATCTATAGAGAACCCTGGAGTCCACTTATTTGCACTTATTTCAGTGTCTGTAGggacataataaatgcttccttcacTTAACAGCTGAGGAGCTACGGTGGATTTGGCATGAAAGGGggatgggtttaaaaaaaaaaaaaaaaactttagggaTTCCATGCTGTAAAGGGCATTTAGCCAACTCTTTGGTTCTACCAATCATAAAACTGAGGAAGAGAAACTTAAAGTGACTTTTCAGGGCCATGTGCATGGTGAAAGAGCTGGATTTGATGAAGCAGTTTTCCCAATAATTCTGATTGTGAATACACTTTTCTCCCACAGCAGTGGGAGGTGCAGTGATTCTCCTAATATCCCATATCTTCCCCACCAGGAAACACAGTGCTGCACATCCTAGTCCTGCAACCTGGCAAAAATTACGCCTGCCAGATGTACAATGTAATACTATCCTATGATAGCCATGGGAGTCACCTACAGCCACTTGAATTCATCTCTAACCACCAGGGCCTCACTCCCTTCAAGTTAGCTGGTGTGGAAGGCAATACTGTGGTGAGGAATAGGAATTCACCCCTAAATCTTGTCCCTCACAAATAACTCTTCTCCTCAATCTGCTGTCTACTTTATTCCTAACTTTTTAATTCAAATCCCTAAATACTAATAACTTAAGGGTCACAAATCAGGAGGTCTGTCACAGACAAACCACTGTCTTCccattccttcctctcctttgcTCTTTCAGAGATCTAGAGGGAATCtctggagggaaaaaggaaaggaatacaaGATTTCTGTGTGAGTAATTTTCCTTTTACTCCCAGATTTCATTCCCACTGTCTTCTCAATGGCTCTCAATGTACTGTCCCTTCTGCTCTTTCTCCAAATCTGACCTTCATGTTATTCCTCCCCTTACAAGATGTTTCAGCATCTGATGCAAAAGCGAAAATATATCCAATGGACACATGGCCCATTGACCTCCACACTGTATGATCTCACGGACATTGATTCCTGGGGAGATGAATTATCCTTCCTGGAGCTTATTGTCTCCACCAAGAAGCGTCAGGTAAGGGTTCAAATGAATGAGTCGGGAATTGATGAATAATTGGCTATAGAAGTTGAGGGAAAAAGAAGGATCAAAGACCACTGAAACTGGATCACTGGTGATGTTGTTTACAGAGATAGGAAAGGCAGACGAGTAGGTTTTGGGGACTGTGgggaagaagaaatgatgagctcaatctTGGACATATTAAATTTGAAACCTTCAGGTAAAGATGTTAAATAAGCAGCTGGAATGCTAAATCTGTAATTCAGCAAAGTGAAAATAGATTTGGAAGTTCTCCAAAAAGAAATGGCAGTTGTCTACTATTACTAATAATACTAGCAGTTATTAAGGGAGACAGTAGCCAAGGACTAAACACCTACAATTgaggatgaagaaagaaaaataaaaacctctgAAGGAACTAGAGATAAATCTGtcaaagaaataagaggaaattaTGACACATCAAACAAGTCATGGAAGAAAAGGActtgggaagggaaaagagaaaagatggcaAATGGCATCAAGTACTTCATGGAGGAGAGAACTCAAAAAAGGTGATGGAATCTGCCAATTAAGTGGGTCCATTGGTAGTCACTGAACTAGTAGCTTCAAATGAATGAGCCAGACTGCAAATATTTTAAGAGTGAATGAGAGGAGGGAGACTTTATTGTAACATTTGActacaaaaatattcttttctttcaaaatatattcttttacaaaagtaaataaagagaTGGGAAGAAGCTTGAGGGAATAAATAGATGTTGTTACTGATAACATAGTAGGACAGAGAAACCCTAATTAGAAATGATTCTAATATAGGTAAAAGTGTAAGAGAAATTAGAGGTGATGGAGCTGAGGGTCCTGGAGAGAGTGGGTTATTGATAGAACAAGACAGGAGAGAAAACTGAAGGGCCAGGATTGGATCAGATGGGATTTGTGACTCTTAGAAAGGAGGGAAGCTCTTAAAGGATGATCTTAGTTAAATAGAAGGATGATTATCTTGATGAGTAGAATGAAGGTATATTAAACATTGAAAGAGCATGAAAAATATTTGATGTTAGATGATAAAGGAAATGTAATAGTGAATCAACTAGAAACATATAGAGATATTGTCAAAGAGGCTTGACTGAAGTTAAATAACAAATTTGTGGAGGATTTCATGCATTTATAATATCTATAACAACTGCTAGCTGTGggtgaggaaattaaaaaaaaaaaaaaaatggccttgTAATCTACCCAGGAGTGGGGTAAGCATGATAGAAGTTCAAAACAGAGAAGGGCTCCTAAGGTACTGACCAGAATATTTTGTGGTCTATCCTGGATCATAAGGCAAGTTAAACTGGGAAGGGATTGATAGGCGAAGGATAGGAGAAGTTGGGGTAATAAGGCTTGGTGCAAGAGAACAATGTTGAGATAACCTTTCAAAAGGTGCAAGAATGTGAGAATTGAAGAATAGGATGCtatgataagagaaaaaaatctcaagaattcCATTTCTCTTAAATGTGAATGAGTCCAAGGTGTGACGAGGATTATAGATGTCTAAAGTGGAATGGCAATGAAGACCATGAGAgttaaggaaattttttaaaaagtccacgTGCTATAGAAATCATCACCATGGATTTTGAAGTCATCAAGGGTGGTGAGAAACCTCAAGAAGTTCAGTGGATGATCAGTAAAATAATGTTGGGAGCATAATGTAAGTTGATGACATGGTTGTTTATGTGAAGTCTGCCATCTGCTTACACTACCCTCCCCACATCCTCATCCTTTGTCATGgtattttctccccttccctgatTCTGTATCCTGTGATTTAAGACCGAGCTCTATGTGCCAGGTGGTTTGGTGAAAAGAATGCTGAATCCGGAATCAGGGCATCTTGAGTTCAGATCCtccttcagacacttagtaactgaGAGACCCTGACTAATTGCTGTGAtacttagtttcctcacctacaaaatagGGTTGTTGAGAGAACCAAGTGAAATAATacgtaaaacactttgcaaaccttaaattgtCATATAAATgggattttattattgttatcattatatcCTTTCTGTGATTTTGCTAATTGAGTTGACAtaagaatatttacaaagcaaTACATCAATGAGCATAAATGAATAAGGTACAAACTgagtacatatttatgtatgaaggaaataaaataaaggaaaagaaaaagttaaatggagAAAGAGCTCTAAAAGAAAAACTTTGGAGTAGAATTCGGCAAGAACAAGCCTTGTTCATAATGCTCTGTTGTTAGTATCCTCCCCCATCTAGAGTTGAATCAGTGGCCACATGTCCCCTGAAGGCCTATATGCTCCTTCTTGCCAGGCCCGCCAGATCCTGGACCAGACTCCTGTGAAGGAACTGGTGAAACTTAAGTGGAACAGGTTCGGGAGACCATACTTCTACATTCTGGGGGCCATCTATGTTCTCTACATGATTTGCTTCACCATGTGCTGTGTCTACCGTCCTCTCAAGCCTCGAAACGACAACCAAACCAGTTCACgagacatgactctcttcaaagaaaaatgtcttcAGGTACCTGTCCCTAGGAGAGGGAtggaaagatgaggaaagaaggaaaggatgctaaagataaaaaaaaattaaatggcccCAAAAGTTAGGTCCAATAATCATTCCTCTGTTCTGTCTACCTTCCCATGGGGCTTTAGGTATTCTGTGCTAACAAGTCACACACTATTGTGTGCCCAGACTAATCCTATCAATAGATGTGAGTTAGGGAATGATCTAAATCTAGCAGGTAATGGATTCCAAATTAGCAAAAGAAAGAGGAACTGGAGGTTATGAAAAGGTAGGCCCTAGAGAGGGGATAATTAATGGAAATAGGCCAGAGAAAAATTGGAGGGTCAGGATTGGATAAGAGCAAATGGGATTTGCGAgtcttaagaaatttttaaagaatagttgTAGTTAAATAGAAGGATGACTAGTTTAATACATTTGAGGAAGAAAGATTCCtggaagaaagaaattttgagTACATGTCTGTCTGGTAGTCCCAGAGAGATTTTTCTGATATTTCTGAAAGTCTTTATTTTCAAATCCTCACCAGCTTCACAATCAAGAACTACTGACATTGAGACATGGTAGTCATGGAAGtaaaaggatttgatttcttcagTGGATAGAGCGACGGGAGGCAGTagcatctaagttcaaatccagcctcagacattttctggCTCTGTGTGTCCTCTAACCCtgatcacttaacttctgtgtgcctcagt
Protein-coding sequences here:
- the TRPV5 gene encoding transient receptor potential cation channel subfamily V member 5 isoform X1, with product MSLGPEALVPSEPPSQFSLGHSFRLLVLSGRKMGGPSFKMRRTWTHLREILRTWILGEQIWTQSLDEANMLQQKRIWESPLLQAAKENDLCILKKLILDDPRDIHQRGALGETALHIASLYDNLEAAKLLMEVAPELVNEPMTSELYAGQTALHMAIVNQNTNLVRALLARGANVSARVTGRALCQNKLFYFGEHPLSFAACVGNEEIVRLLIEFGADIRAQDQLGNTVLHILVLQPGKNYACQMYNVILSYDSHGSHLQPLEFISNHQGLTPFKLAGVEGNTVMFQHLMQKRKYIQWTHGPLTSTLYDLTDIDSWGDELSFLELIVSTKKRQARQILDQTPVKELVKLKWNRFGRPYFYILGAIYVLYMICFTMCCVYRPLKPRNDNQTSSRDMTLFKEKCLQESYVTYEDYIRLFGELVTVIGAVAILLSEIPDIFRVGFARYFGRTILGGPFHVIIIIYACLVLVTMVMRLTSTPGEVAPMSFALVLGWCNVMYFARGFQMLGPFTIMIQKMFFGDLLRFCWLMAVVILGFASAFYIIFQTENPSQLGQFFNYPMSLFTTFELFLTIIDGPANYDVDLPFMYSVVYFAFAIIAALLMLNLFIAMMGDTHWRVAHERDELWKAQVVATTVMLERKLPRCLWPRSGICGREFGLGDRWFLRVEDFQDHNPLRVLRYVEALKSSDQDESEQERLSEKLQTKKKRKTLGKTSLAAPTPSLSRTTSQSSSSHWGWEIVRRNTLGHVNHGLDLRDGDEEEKVYHV